The Lutibacter profundi genome includes a region encoding these proteins:
- the rfbD gene encoding dTDP-4-dehydrorhamnose reductase, producing the protein MINVLVTGSKGQLGLALASLENVFLNYNFFFTDKSELDITNFKAVSAFISKNKIEVLINCAAYTNVDKAEDEPDLANKINHLAVKNLAEIAKAQQLKLIHISTDYVFDGNSNTPYTEKENTNPQNVYGTSKLNGERALLKVNPPNAVIIRTAWLYSSFGKNFVKTIRKLSAEKESISVISDQIGSPTYACDLAKVILQITPLIKGKGAQIYHYANEGACSWFQFAEEIVKISKNNCKIVPVTTAQFKTVAKRPKFSLLDSHKIQKVFDVKISHWKEALKICITQFK; encoded by the coding sequence ATGATAAATGTGCTTGTTACAGGCTCAAAAGGGCAATTAGGGTTAGCATTAGCCAGTTTAGAAAATGTTTTTTTAAACTACAACTTTTTTTTTACAGATAAAAGCGAGTTAGATATTACCAATTTCAAAGCTGTTTCAGCTTTTATCTCAAAAAACAAAATTGAAGTACTTATAAACTGTGCCGCATATACGAATGTTGATAAAGCTGAAGATGAACCAGACTTAGCAAATAAAATTAACCATTTAGCCGTTAAAAATTTAGCTGAAATAGCTAAGGCACAGCAGTTGAAATTAATTCATATTTCAACCGATTATGTTTTTGATGGGAATTCAAACACACCTTATACAGAAAAAGAGAATACAAACCCTCAAAACGTATACGGAACTAGTAAATTAAATGGAGAGCGCGCACTATTAAAGGTAAATCCGCCAAATGCTGTAATAATAAGAACAGCTTGGTTGTACTCATCATTTGGTAAAAACTTTGTAAAAACAATACGAAAGCTAAGTGCAGAAAAAGAAAGTATTTCAGTAATTTCAGATCAAATTGGTTCACCAACGTATGCTTGTGATTTAGCAAAGGTTATTTTGCAAATAACACCTTTAATTAAAGGTAAAGGAGCTCAAATTTACCACTATGCAAATGAGGGAGCATGTAGTTGGTTTCAATTTGCTGAAGAGATCGTAAAAATTTCTAAAAACAACTGTAAAATAGTACCTGTTACTACAGCGCAATTCAAAACAGTAGCAAAAAGACCTAAATTTAGTTTGCTTGATTCGCATAAAATTCAAAAAGTATTTGATGTAAAAATTTCCCATTGGAAAGAGGCTCTTAAAATTTGTATAACACAATTCAAATAG
- a CDS encoding nucleotide sugar dehydrogenase, translated as MEKEIKIAIIGLGYVGLPLARLFATKYSVIGFDINKKRVEELKKGIDTTLEIENEMLQKVLVKATSTVKGLYCTTNIQDIEQCNYYIITVPTPVDSNNKPDLTPLVKSSETVGSVLKKNDVVIYESTVYPGATEEVCIPILEKKSALMFNTDFFAGYSPERINPGDKKHTVEKILKVTSGSTPEIGEEINQLYASVITAGTHLAPSIKVAEAAKVIENSQRDINIAFVNELAKIFNLLNIDTNAVLEAAGTKWNFLPFKPGLVGGHCIGVDPYYLAQKAQEVGYHPEIILAGRRMNDSMGHYVASEVIKLFVKNDIKIKAAKILVLGITFKENCPDVRNTKVVDVIKNLEDFGIEVTVFDPWANPDEVFKEYGIKTLNTMPKATFDGVVLAVAHQEFLHLDFSNYLNKKSVVYDVKGVLKCQVDGKL; from the coding sequence ATGGAAAAAGAAATTAAAATTGCAATTATTGGACTAGGATATGTAGGATTGCCCTTGGCTCGTTTATTTGCTACTAAATATTCAGTAATTGGGTTTGACATTAATAAAAAACGTGTTGAAGAACTAAAAAAAGGTATTGATACAACCTTAGAAATTGAAAATGAAATGCTACAAAAAGTATTGGTAAAAGCTACCTCAACAGTAAAAGGGCTGTATTGCACTACCAATATTCAAGATATTGAACAATGCAATTATTATATAATTACGGTGCCTACTCCAGTTGATAGTAATAATAAGCCAGATTTAACACCCTTAGTAAAATCTAGTGAAACGGTTGGAAGTGTTTTAAAGAAAAACGATGTGGTTATTTATGAATCTACCGTGTATCCAGGAGCTACTGAAGAAGTTTGCATCCCAATTTTAGAAAAAAAATCAGCACTAATGTTTAATACCGATTTTTTTGCTGGCTATTCTCCTGAACGAATTAATCCGGGAGATAAAAAACATACGGTTGAAAAAATATTAAAAGTAACTTCGGGTTCAACACCTGAAATAGGAGAAGAGATAAACCAATTATATGCATCGGTAATAACAGCAGGTACCCATTTAGCACCTTCAATAAAAGTTGCTGAAGCCGCAAAAGTAATTGAAAACTCACAGCGAGATATTAATATTGCCTTTGTAAATGAGTTGGCTAAAATTTTTAATTTACTAAACATTGATACCAATGCCGTATTAGAAGCTGCTGGCACAAAATGGAATTTTTTACCATTTAAACCCGGTTTGGTTGGAGGGCACTGTATAGGCGTAGATCCGTATTATTTAGCGCAAAAAGCACAAGAAGTTGGGTATCATCCTGAAATTATTTTAGCGGGAAGAAGGATGAATGATAGTATGGGGCATTATGTAGCATCAGAAGTTATAAAGTTGTTTGTTAAAAATGATATAAAAATAAAAGCTGCTAAAATTTTAGTATTGGGAATTACCTTTAAAGAAAATTGCCCAGATGTTAGAAATACAAAAGTAGTTGATGTAATTAAAAATTTAGAAGATTTTGGAATTGAGGTAACTGTTTTTGATCCTTGGGCAAACCCAGATGAAGTATTTAAAGAGTACGGTATTAAAACACTTAATACTATGCCAAAAGCAACATTTGACGGAGTTGTATTGGCAGTTGCTCACCAAGAGTTTTTACACTTAGATTTTTCTAATTACCTTAACAAAAAAAGCGTTGTTTATGATGTAAAAGGAGTATTGAAATGCCAAGTTGATGGAAAGCTGTAA
- a CDS encoding ATP-binding protein, with product MIERILLKKIKKQLYKGKAIILLGPRQVGKTTLLKELSKQEKGVLWINADNIEDRELFNQPSATRLKAIIGNYKIVIVDEAQRIEDIGVKLKLITDELKHIQLIATGSSSFELSNNINEPLTGRKFEHQLYPISFGELVNQHHLLNELKMLNHRLIYGSYPDVINNAGNEKEILQQLTNSYLYKDILEWNRIKKSDKIIKLLQAISFQVGNQVSYHELGQTVGLNSETVESYINLLEQSFVVFKLSSFSRNLRNELKKSHKIYFYDNGVRNSLIANYNPISLRNDVGALWENYLISERVKYCEYHKIYSNKFFWRTHSGQEIDYIEEREGKLFAYEFKWNKNKKTKIPIAFQKAYDNYDFKVITTGNYETFIN from the coding sequence ATGATAGAGCGCATATTATTAAAAAAAATCAAAAAACAATTGTATAAAGGCAAAGCAATTATTCTGTTAGGACCTCGACAAGTTGGAAAAACGACATTGTTAAAAGAGCTTTCAAAGCAAGAAAAAGGTGTTTTATGGATAAATGCTGATAATATTGAAGATAGAGAACTATTTAATCAGCCTTCTGCTACAAGGCTAAAAGCTATTATAGGAAATTATAAAATTGTTATTGTTGACGAAGCTCAACGAATAGAAGATATTGGTGTTAAACTTAAATTAATAACAGATGAGTTAAAACATATTCAATTAATTGCAACAGGCTCTTCATCTTTTGAGTTATCTAATAACATAAACGAACCACTCACGGGTAGAAAGTTTGAACATCAACTATACCCAATATCATTTGGTGAATTGGTAAATCAACATCATTTGTTAAACGAATTAAAAATGTTAAATCATAGATTAATTTACGGTTCATATCCCGATGTGATTAATAATGCAGGTAATGAAAAAGAGATATTACAACAATTAACAAATAGTTATTTATATAAAGATATTTTAGAATGGAATAGAATTAAGAAATCTGACAAAATAATTAAACTGTTACAAGCAATATCTTTTCAGGTTGGCAATCAAGTCTCTTACCATGAATTAGGGCAAACGGTTGGTTTAAACAGTGAAACAGTTGAGTCTTATATAAATTTATTAGAACAATCTTTTGTTGTTTTTAAATTGAGTTCATTTAGCAGAAATTTAAGAAATGAATTAAAAAAATCACATAAAATATATTTTTACGATAATGGAGTAAGAAATTCGCTAATAGCCAACTATAACCCTATAAGTTTAAGAAATGATGTAGGTGCACTATGGGAAAATTATCTTATTAGCGAACGAGTAAAATATTGTGAGTACCATAAAATATATAGTAATAAGTTTTTTTGGAGAACGCATTCAGGACAAGAAATTGATTATATAGAAGAGCGTGAAGGAAAGTTATTTGCCTATGAATTTAAATGGAATAAAAATAAAAAAACAAAAATCCCTATTGCTTTCCAAAAAGCTTATGATAATTATGACTTTAAAGTAATAACTACTGGTAACTATGAAACATTTATAAATTAA
- the rfbC gene encoding dTDP-4-dehydrorhamnose 3,5-epimerase, whose product MKFIKTEIPEVVLCKPTVFNDDRGYFFESFKKNTFENFIGYPVNFCQDNEAKSTKGVLRGLHYQLPPFAQSKLVRVVKGSVLDVVVDIRKNAPTFGKYIAIEISEENKYQLFIPRGFAHGYVGLSDEVIFMYKVDNYYNQEAERGIIYNDNFLGIDWKLDEKELIISEKDKAQPLFKNADIFENNKTY is encoded by the coding sequence ATGAAATTTATAAAAACTGAAATTCCTGAAGTCGTTTTGTGTAAACCCACTGTTTTTAATGATGACAGAGGTTATTTTTTTGAATCTTTTAAAAAAAATACATTTGAAAACTTTATAGGTTACCCAGTCAATTTTTGCCAAGATAATGAAGCAAAATCAACAAAAGGAGTATTAAGAGGGTTGCACTACCAATTGCCTCCTTTTGCGCAATCTAAATTGGTACGGGTTGTAAAAGGAAGCGTACTAGATGTTGTTGTAGATATTAGAAAAAATGCTCCAACTTTTGGGAAATACATCGCTATTGAAATTAGTGAAGAGAACAAATATCAGCTATTTATCCCAAGAGGCTTTGCTCATGGGTATGTAGGATTAAGTGATGAGGTTATTTTTATGTACAAAGTAGATAATTATTACAATCAAGAAGCAGAAAGAGGAATTATATACAATGATAATTTTTTAGGAATTGATTGGAAATTAGATGAAAAAGAACTTATTATTTCTGAAAAAGATAAAGCGCAACCTCTATTTAAAAATGCAGATATTTTTGAGAATAACAAAACGTATTAA
- the rfbB gene encoding dTDP-glucose 4,6-dehydratase codes for MKSILVTGGAGFIGSNLIEYLVKKYPDYNIVNIDLLTYAGNSENLKAVEKAPNYTFVHGDICDRDLIERVFHHYYIHGVIHLAAESHVDNSIDGPEIFIKTNVKGTFTLLDVAYKYWMEKPFVYKKGFEANKFLHVSTDEVYGSLGETGLFTEKTPYAPNSPYSASKAGSDMIVRSYHHTYGMNTVITNCSNNYGPKQHDEKLIPTVIRKALAGENIPVYGDGTNIRDWLYVLDHCKGIDLAFHNGKSGEVYNIGGENEQNNNYIVTKICELLDNLVPQKGKTYKNQITYVADRAGHDYRYAIDATKIENELGWKADENFDSGILKTVKWYLEKYK; via the coding sequence ATGAAATCAATATTAGTTACAGGAGGTGCCGGATTTATAGGATCTAATTTAATAGAATATTTAGTAAAAAAATACCCAGATTATAATATTGTAAATATAGATTTGTTAACCTACGCAGGAAATTCAGAAAACTTAAAAGCAGTAGAGAAAGCACCAAATTATACTTTTGTACATGGAGATATTTGCGATAGAGATTTAATAGAACGTGTTTTTCATCATTATTACATTCATGGAGTCATTCATTTAGCGGCTGAATCTCATGTAGATAATTCTATTGATGGTCCTGAAATTTTTATTAAAACCAATGTGAAAGGCACATTTACGCTGTTAGATGTGGCCTATAAATACTGGATGGAAAAACCATTTGTTTATAAAAAAGGATTTGAAGCAAATAAATTTTTACACGTATCAACAGACGAAGTGTATGGTAGTTTAGGGGAAACCGGTTTGTTTACAGAAAAAACACCCTATGCACCCAACTCACCTTACAGCGCATCAAAAGCAGGTAGTGATATGATTGTGCGTAGTTACCACCACACCTATGGTATGAACACTGTAATTACCAACTGTTCAAATAATTACGGTCCAAAACAGCACGACGAAAAATTAATACCTACCGTAATTAGAAAGGCATTGGCAGGAGAAAACATACCTGTTTATGGTGATGGAACAAATATTAGAGATTGGTTGTATGTGCTAGATCATTGTAAGGGAATTGATTTAGCTTTTCATAATGGTAAATCTGGAGAAGTGTATAATATTGGAGGTGAAAACGAACAAAATAACAACTATATTGTAACTAAAATTTGTGAATTGTTAGATAATTTAGTCCCTCAAAAAGGGAAAACGTATAAAAATCAAATTACCTATGTAGCAGATAGAGCAGGTCATGATTATAGATATGCCATTGATGCTACTAAAATTGAAAATGAATTGGGATGGAAAGCTGATGAGAATTTTGATTCAGGGATATTAAAAACAGTTAAATGGTATTTGGAAAAATATAAGTGA
- the rfbA gene encoding glucose-1-phosphate thymidylyltransferase RfbA encodes MKGIILAGGTGTRLYPITKGTSKQLLAIYDKPMIYYPLSVLMLSGIKEVLIISTPQDLPNFKKLLGDGSDLGMQFSYKEQPSPDGLAQAFILGDSFIGEDDVCLILGDNIFYGAGIEKLFSDAVNTVLNKKKASIFGYYVQDPERYGVAEFDKNGNVLSIEEKPKQPKSDYAVVGLYFYPNSVVKIAKNIKPSARGELEITAVNQTYLKQNKLTMKMMGRGYAWLDTGTQDSLLEASNFIQTIEKRQGLKVACIEEIAFDKGYINANQLRKLAEPLKKNEYGQYLLNLLKD; translated from the coding sequence ATGAAAGGAATTATTTTAGCAGGAGGTACAGGTACCCGATTGTATCCAATTACAAAAGGAACTTCCAAACAATTATTGGCAATCTATGATAAACCAATGATTTATTATCCACTCTCAGTATTAATGCTTTCAGGAATAAAAGAAGTATTGATTATTTCTACACCACAAGATTTGCCTAATTTTAAAAAATTATTGGGAGATGGAAGTGATTTAGGAATGCAATTTTCATATAAAGAACAACCATCACCAGACGGGTTAGCACAAGCATTTATTTTAGGTGATTCATTTATTGGAGAAGACGATGTTTGTTTAATTTTAGGAGATAATATTTTTTATGGAGCAGGAATTGAAAAATTGTTTAGTGATGCTGTAAATACGGTTTTAAACAAAAAGAAAGCATCAATTTTTGGCTATTATGTACAAGACCCTGAAAGGTATGGCGTAGCCGAATTTGATAAAAACGGAAATGTACTAAGCATTGAAGAAAAACCAAAACAACCTAAAAGTGATTATGCAGTAGTTGGGTTGTATTTTTACCCTAATAGTGTGGTTAAAATTGCAAAAAACATAAAGCCTAGTGCAAGAGGTGAATTGGAAATAACTGCTGTAAACCAAACCTATTTAAAACAAAATAAGTTAACAATGAAAATGATGGGACGTGGGTATGCTTGGTTAGACACCGGTACGCAAGATTCTTTGTTAGAAGCGTCAAATTTTATCCAAACAATTGAAAAGAGACAAGGGCTAAAAGTGGCTTGTATTGAAGAAATTGCCTTTGACAAAGGGTATATCAATGCAAATCAATTAAGAAAATTAGCAGAACCATTGAAAAAAAATGAATACGGACAGTATTTGTTGAATTTGCTTAAAGATTAA
- a CDS encoding four helix bundle protein, protein MFQITRAAVSIPSNIAEGASRNSEKDFGRFLEISLGSAFELETQVRIAKEREFINSENSSDIIEELISLQK, encoded by the coding sequence ATTTTTCAAATAACACGAGCTGCTGTTTCAATACCTTCAAATATTGCTGAAGGAGCATCAAGAAATTCAGAAAAAGATTTTGGACGGTTTTTAGAAATTAGTTTAGGTTCTGCTTTTGAATTAGAAACACAAGTAAGAATAGCCAAAGAAAGGGAATTTATTAACAGTGAAAATTCGTCAGATATTATAGAAGAATTAATAAGTTTGCAAAAGTGA
- a CDS encoding UDP-glucose dehydrogenase family protein: MNITVIGTGYVGLVSGTCFSEMGNKVTCVDIDVQKIKNLQQGIIPIYEPGLEPMVLKNSKKGNLLFTTDLKTAIKDTEIVFIAVGTPMGNDGSADLQYVLEVAKSIGENMQKSLVVVDKSTVPVGTADKVKITIQKELNIRGEAIPFDVVSNPEFLKEGAAINDFMKPDRVIIGAETATAIEKMKQLYAPFCMSHDRFIVMDIRSAEMTKYAANAMLATKISFMNEIANICEKVGADANMVRIGIGSDERIGYNFIYPGCGYGGSCFPKDVKALQKIALEHNYEAKLISSVEEVNNAQKLVIAQKITQRFGENLSGKIFGVWGLAFKPGTDDMREAPAIYVIKELIKKGASILAYDPKAMGEAKNFYLKNMAKVNYVNSKYQALENADALVLLTEWKEFRSPDFTEIKKLLKNPIIFDGRNQYNVFNLETKGFEYYQIGKK; encoded by the coding sequence ATGAACATAACAGTAATAGGCACAGGGTATGTAGGGTTGGTATCAGGAACTTGTTTTTCGGAAATGGGAAATAAAGTAACCTGTGTAGATATAGATGTCCAAAAAATTAAAAACCTTCAACAAGGAATAATTCCTATATATGAACCAGGTTTAGAACCCATGGTTTTAAAAAATTCAAAAAAAGGGAATTTATTATTTACAACAGATTTAAAAACAGCCATAAAAGATACTGAAATTGTATTTATTGCAGTAGGAACTCCTATGGGTAATGATGGCTCAGCAGACCTTCAATATGTATTGGAAGTTGCAAAATCTATTGGAGAAAATATGCAAAAGTCATTGGTTGTAGTCGATAAATCTACGGTGCCAGTTGGTACGGCCGATAAAGTAAAAATAACCATTCAAAAAGAATTAAATATACGAGGTGAAGCAATTCCTTTTGATGTAGTATCAAACCCTGAATTTTTAAAAGAAGGTGCAGCAATCAACGATTTTATGAAGCCAGATCGTGTTATTATTGGTGCAGAAACAGCAACTGCCATAGAAAAAATGAAGCAATTATATGCACCATTTTGTATGTCGCACGATCGTTTTATAGTAATGGATATACGCTCGGCAGAAATGACCAAATATGCGGCGAATGCAATGTTAGCAACCAAAATTTCATTTATGAACGAGATTGCCAATATATGTGAAAAAGTAGGAGCAGATGCTAATATGGTTCGCATAGGAATTGGTTCAGATGAAAGAATAGGCTATAACTTTATTTATCCGGGTTGTGGTTATGGAGGCTCATGTTTTCCTAAAGATGTAAAAGCACTTCAAAAAATAGCACTAGAGCATAACTACGAAGCAAAATTAATTAGTAGTGTAGAGGAAGTTAACAATGCTCAGAAACTAGTGATTGCTCAAAAAATTACACAACGTTTTGGTGAGAATTTATCGGGAAAAATCTTTGGTGTTTGGGGATTAGCATTTAAACCTGGAACCGATGATATGCGTGAAGCACCAGCCATTTATGTTATCAAAGAGTTGATAAAAAAAGGAGCATCTATTTTGGCATACGATCCAAAAGCAATGGGTGAAGCAAAAAACTTTTACTTAAAAAACATGGCTAAAGTAAATTATGTTAATTCAAAATACCAAGCCTTAGAAAATGCTGATGCTCTGGTGCTTTTAACCGAGTGGAAAGAATTCCGTTCTCCAGATTTTACCGAGATTAAAAAACTACTTAAAAATCCTATCATTTTTGATGGCCGTAACCAATACAATGTTTTTAATTTAGAAACGAAAGGGTTTGAGTACTATCAAATAGGGAAAAAGTAA
- a CDS encoding DUF58 domain-containing protein, producing MSPLIEKNNSEIDNLELLANQVVEGFITGMHKSPFHGFSVEFAEHRLYNKGESTRHIDWKLYAKTKKLFTKRYEEETNLRCHLIIDNSASMHFPIVKNPTVNNVSKIAFSVIASVSLMEILKHQRDAVGLSIYSDKYEYYAPAKGSERHRRMLINELKSLLTNKSKASTNTYKVLHEIAENIHRRSLIFLFTDMFQTTKNEHELFEALRHLKYNKHEVVLFHTYDGKLELNFDFKNTLNKFVDVETGEQINLYASSIKKQYKTEVENYFKSLKLKCMQYKIDYVPVDIHKGFSEILVSYLISRKRFL from the coding sequence ATGAGTCCTTTAATAGAAAAAAATAATTCTGAAATAGATAATCTTGAGTTGTTAGCAAATCAAGTAGTTGAAGGGTTTATTACAGGGATGCATAAAAGTCCGTTTCATGGGTTTTCAGTTGAATTTGCTGAGCATAGGTTGTATAATAAAGGAGAAAGCACGCGTCATATCGATTGGAAATTATATGCAAAAACAAAAAAATTATTTACAAAGCGTTACGAAGAAGAAACCAATTTACGCTGCCATTTAATTATTGATAATTCGGCTTCAATGCATTTCCCAATAGTTAAAAACCCTACTGTAAATAACGTGTCAAAAATAGCATTTTCAGTAATTGCTTCTGTCTCGTTAATGGAAATTTTGAAACACCAAAGAGATGCTGTAGGATTGAGTATTTACAGTGATAAATATGAGTATTACGCACCTGCAAAAGGGAGTGAAAGGCATAGGAGAATGTTAATTAACGAATTAAAAAGCTTGTTAACTAATAAATCTAAAGCATCAACTAATACGTATAAGGTTTTACATGAAATAGCAGAAAATATTCACAGAAGATCATTAATTTTTTTGTTTACAGATATGTTTCAAACAACTAAAAATGAACATGAGTTATTTGAAGCCTTACGTCATTTAAAGTACAATAAACATGAAGTAGTTTTGTTTCATACCTATGATGGCAAATTAGAATTGAATTTTGATTTTAAAAATACCCTAAATAAATTTGTTGATGTTGAAACAGGAGAACAGATAAACTTGTATGCTTCCTCTATAAAGAAACAGTACAAAACAGAAGTTGAAAACTATTTTAAAAGCCTGAAGTTGAAATGTATGCAGTACAAAATTGATTATGTTCCAGTAGATATTCACAAAGGGTTTTCCGAGATATTAGTTTCGTATTTAATAAGTAGAAAGCGATTTTTATAA
- a CDS encoding IS4 family transposase — protein MNKSTHFSGTPIIKQILKYIPQEDITRTAKTYNSDRYYKKFKTYDHLVTMLYATMSGVSSLRELSTVLLACEGRISHLNLKHFPKRSTLSDANRKRTSEVFGAIYSKLLQRYAPFLSDSSPLKPTIKNLKIVDSTTISLFSDILKGVGRNPLNGKKKGGIKMHTMINALEDVPCLIRFSSAATHDHTFLKELNLEKDSFVVFDKAYNDYLQYLEWTLNDIYFVTRQKDNAVYKSIKEFDLADKTSDAVLKDELILIKKDDTSIQIRRVAYWDATQEKVYEFITNNVEISPDQVADIYKHRWQIETMFKRLKQNFPLKYFLGDNQNAIEIQIWSALIIQLIILVIQRKIKRKWAYSNMISVMRFHLMTYIDLFKFLENPNKQWWELTSKPPDIQLQLFK, from the coding sequence ATGAACAAAAGTACACACTTTAGCGGAACTCCCATAATTAAACAAATTTTAAAGTATATCCCACAAGAAGATATTACTCGGACAGCCAAAACCTATAATAGCGACAGATATTATAAAAAGTTCAAAACCTACGACCATTTAGTCACGATGCTATATGCCACAATGAGCGGAGTATCCTCACTTAGAGAGTTGTCGACCGTTTTATTAGCCTGTGAAGGACGTATCAGTCATTTAAACCTAAAACATTTTCCAAAACGAAGTACATTATCAGATGCCAACAGGAAGAGAACCAGTGAAGTCTTTGGCGCAATTTATTCAAAACTATTGCAACGCTATGCTCCGTTTTTATCGGACAGCAGTCCATTAAAACCAACAATAAAGAATTTAAAAATTGTAGATTCTACCACAATCAGCCTATTTAGTGATATTTTAAAAGGAGTTGGTCGTAATCCTCTTAATGGCAAAAAGAAAGGAGGTATCAAGATGCACACAATGATAAATGCTTTGGAAGATGTACCTTGTCTGATACGTTTTAGCAGTGCTGCTACTCACGACCACACCTTTTTAAAAGAGTTAAATTTAGAGAAAGATTCTTTTGTAGTTTTTGATAAAGCATACAATGATTATCTCCAATATTTAGAGTGGACTTTAAATGATATTTACTTTGTAACTCGCCAAAAAGACAATGCTGTCTATAAAAGCATTAAAGAATTTGATTTAGCAGACAAAACAAGTGATGCAGTGCTAAAAGATGAACTTATATTGATAAAAAAAGACGATACATCTATTCAAATAAGAAGAGTTGCTTATTGGGATGCTACACAAGAAAAAGTGTATGAGTTTATCACCAATAATGTAGAAATATCTCCAGACCAAGTAGCCGATATATACAAACACAGATGGCAGATTGAAACAATGTTTAAAAGACTTAAGCAGAACTTCCCTCTTAAATATTTTCTTGGAGATAATCAAAATGCAATAGAAATTCAGATATGGTCAGCATTAATTATTCAACTCATTATACTAGTTATTCAACGAAAAATCAAACGGAAATGGGCATATTCAAATATGATTTCTGTGATGAGATTTCATCTGATGACCTACATTGATCTGTTTAAATTTCTCGAAAATCCAAACAAACAATGGTGGGAACTAACATCTAAACCTCCAGATATACAACTGCAACTTTTTAAGTAA
- a CDS encoding Fic family protein: MKPPYDITSNILKLISSISEKIGEINANYLNKPSTTLRKQNKIKTIHSSLKIEGNTLTEEQITALLENKRVIGPQKDIKEVLNAIEIYKNLEKFNPYNEKSFLKAHSTLMNNLVENVGKYRKQGVGIVKGSKVEHLAPPHKNVPYLMKDLFQYLKKSEEIALIKSCVFHYEMEFIHPFLDGNGRMGRLWQTLILMEKYPVFEYIPFETLISKDQEKYYRALSESDKSGKSTKFIEYMLNVINTSISDLLKYNNRILNEKDRLDYFVSLNKIDFARKDYMDIFKDISSATASRDLKKGVEMNLFEKIGEKNKTKYRLKLGTTPHIANY, translated from the coding sequence ATGAAACCACCTTATGATATTACATCAAATATTTTAAAGTTAATTTCTTCTATTTCAGAAAAAATAGGAGAAATTAATGCAAATTATTTAAACAAACCTTCCACTACACTGAGAAAACAGAATAAAATTAAAACGATTCATTCTTCATTAAAAATTGAGGGAAATACATTAACTGAGGAACAAATAACTGCCTTATTAGAAAACAAAAGAGTAATTGGACCTCAAAAAGATATTAAAGAAGTACTTAATGCAATTGAAATTTACAAAAACTTAGAAAAATTCAATCCATATAACGAAAAATCATTCTTAAAAGCACATTCTACTTTAATGAATAATCTTGTTGAGAATGTAGGAAAGTATAGAAAACAAGGAGTCGGAATTGTTAAAGGATCTAAAGTAGAACATTTAGCACCACCTCATAAAAACGTTCCGTACTTAATGAAAGATCTTTTTCAATATCTGAAAAAGTCAGAAGAAATAGCATTGATTAAAAGTTGTGTCTTTCACTACGAAATGGAATTTATTCACCCTTTCCTTGATGGTAATGGTAGGATGGGCAGATTATGGCAAACGTTGATACTAATGGAAAAATATCCAGTTTTTGAGTATATCCCATTTGAGACACTTATTAGTAAAGACCAAGAAAAATATTATAGAGCATTATCTGAAAGTGATAAATCTGGAAAATCAACAAAATTTATTGAGTATATGTTAAATGTCATTAACACTTCAATTAGTGATTTACTAAAATATAATAATAGAATATTGAATGAAAAAGATAGACTTGATTATTTTGTTTCCCTCAACAAAATTGATTTTGCCAGAAAAGATTATATGGATATTTTTAAAGATATTTCTTCCGCTACTGCTAGTAGAGACTTGAAAAAAGGAGTTGAAATGAATCTATTTGAAAAAATAGGAGAAAAGAATAAAACAAAATATAGATTAAAACTAGGTACAACACCGCATATAGCCAATTACTAA